The DNA window TTCGTCATTCGTCATTCCCCATAGACTTCCTTGACCCGTCTCGAATCCCGTCCCATCCTTCCCTCCCTATGAACCCCTTCCGCAGCGCATTCCTCGTCCTCTTCGGCGGCCTGCTGATCGTCCTGGCGGTTCGGCGGATGCGGGCTTACCGCCTGCGTGAACGCTATGCACTGGTCTTTGCCGTACTTGCGCTGCCGTTCCTCGGCCTGGCCGTCTGGCCTGACGGCCTGGCCTGGATCGCCGAACGGCTCAACATCCAATACAACACGCTCGCACTGCTGGGGGTGAGCTGCTTCCTGATGCTCGCGGTCTTCGAACTGCTCAGCATTGTCAGCGTCCAGGACCAGAAAATCACCGCTTTGTCGCAGCTTGTTGGTATCCTGATGGAGAAGCAGAAGCTCGTGGAGAAGGAACATCGTCCGGGGGCGGATAAGAGCGAGCCGCCGGCGTAGCGGAAACACCAAGCGAGGGAATCATGTCGTGTGCCTGGCGGAACATCGTGGCATCGCTGTTGGTGCTGGCGGGCTCGACGATCGTACTGGCCGAGCCGCTCGACCAGGCCCGCCGTCGGGCCGATGCCGCGCGGCGGGACTACGCCGTCGCCGACAACAACCTTCGCAACATCACCGGCAACCTCACGCAGGCGCAGCGTAAGGTCGGCGATCTGGAGCGGCGCAAGAGCACGCTGCCGCGAGAGATCTCCGACGCCACCGACCGCGCCCGCAAGCTCAACACTGACGCCGACACCGCCGAGCGCAAGCTGCCGACCATCAAGGCCGATGTCAGCAAGGCCGAGGCCGAGCACACACAGCAGTTGGCGGCGGCGAACGCGTCGAAGGCGACGATGACCAAATCCGCCGCCGACGTCGACAAGGCCAAGGCCGACGCGACGGCGGCGTTTCAGGCGACGCCGGCCTGGACGGCGCTGGAGGCCGCGGTCGCCAAGGCCGAGTCGGCCGTCGCCGCCGCCAGCGAAGCCGTGCTGGCCTCGCTGGCGAACAAGCCGGACTTCAAGGCACTGGCCAATGCCGCGACCACCGCCGAGGCGAACGTCAAATCGCTCCGCGAGTCCGGCCGAACGGACAGTGTTCCGGCGGCGAGCAAGACCTGGATCGATTCAAAGAATGCCGTCGAGCAGGCCAAGACCAAGGCGCTCGACAGCGATTCGGCGACCGCCGACGCCCGCCGAAAACTCGCGGCCGCCCGGCAGGATCAGGCTGTCGCCAAGGCCAAGTTCGATGCCGACCTCGTCAAGCTCCCCGAGGTGTCGGCCGCGATCGCCGATCTGGCGGCCAAGAAGAAGGCGTACGACGGCGACCTGGCACAGGCGGCCGCGGCCGAACGGCAGGCCAATGCCGCCCGGCAGACGCTGGCGAGCACGACGCGGTCGATCACCACGATGAAGGAGCAGGCCCGCGCCGCCGACAACGACGCCGACCTCCTTCGCCGCGAGCAGCAAGACCTGACATCGCAGGTGGCGCAGGCCGAGCGGCAACTACGAGGACTCGAGCAGGATGAACGCCAGGCCCGCACCCAGCTTTCCAATGCCCAGCGCAACCTGAACGACGCGATCGCCCGCGAACGGCAGGCGCAGATTGATGATCAGCGGAAGAAGAAATGAGGAGGAAGGCACGAAGGCAATGAGGCACGCAGGCACGAAGGAAAGAGATGACATCCACCGCTTCGTGCCTGCGTGCCTCAATGCCTTCGTGCCTTCCTCCGTCACTGCGCCAAAAAACCACCATCCACCGGCAGCGTCACCCCATGAATCATGTCCGCCGCGTCGCTGAGCAGGTACGCGACGGCATTGGCGACGTGGATCGGCTTGGCGAATCGGCCGAGCGGAATCTTGGCGAGCATCGGGCCGCTCTTCTTCGGATCGCCCCACGCCATCTCGCCCATCGGTGTGAGCGTTACCGTCGGGTTGACTGCGTTCACGCGAATCTGGTGGGGTCCGAGCTCCAGCGCCATTACCTTCGTCAGCATGTCGAGCCCGCCTTTGCTGGCGCAATAAGCCGCGTGGTCGGCCAGCGCGGCCATTGATGCCTGGCTCGACAGGTTCACCACCGCGCCCGGCGATTTGCGGGCGATCCAGTCCTTCGCGATCACCTGCGTGATGAGCATGACCGCCCGCACATTGACCGCCATCGTGCGGTCGAATGCGTCGGCGGTCGTGTCGAGGAACGACTGCGGAATGGAGATGCCGGCATTGTTCACCAGGCAGTCGATCCGGCCGGCAAGCTTTAGTGCCTGCTCCGCCGCCGAGACCGCCTGCTGCGCCTCGGCGAGATCGGCGACGATCGTCTTGCAGGGGATCTCGGCGGCGAGCGACTGAAGGTCGGCCGCCGTCCGGCTGACGGCGAAGACTTCGGCCCCGCACGCCGACAGCAGTTTGCAGATCTCCCGGCCGATCCCTTTGCCGGCACCGGTGACGAGAACTTTCTTACCTTCAAGGCGGATGTGCAGCGCGTTCATGGTGCAAAAATGCTAACGCGTGATCCGCGCCGGGGATAGACTCCGGGCATGACCACCGGCTGCCTCACGCCGATCCTTAACGAGCCCGATCTGCCGGCCGGCTCGACACCGAATGCACTTCCCATTGCCCGGGATGCTCGGTGCTGCCGCCCATGACGATATCAAACCGTTTCGTACCCCGCAGGTAGGTCCAGGTTTCGTACCGCGAACCGGTTTGCACGGTCGGCGGAGACAGCCCCGCCGGCGTCGCCCCGGCGACGGCAAGCTTCTTCTCGTCGGGCTTGCCCAATTCCCGCTGAACGACCGACTTCGGCGTGCCCGCTTTGACGCTGCCGATCTTGGCATCAAAGTTGGCGTCGCCGCTCCCGCTGGCGCAGCCACCGGCGAGCAGCAGCGACGACGTCAGCACAAGGGCCTTGAGGGTACGGATCATCCAGAGTCCTTTCGATGTCACTCTACGAAACATCGGACGGCTGTGCGGGGAACGCGCGGAGTTATCAGACGCAGAGGGCCCCGCATCATCCGACTGCCCTATTCGCGCTCAGTTCGAGCCAGCGCAGGATGCTCGGCAGGGAACGCATGCATCCCTTATAGGCGACGACCTCCGGTGGCCACTCGGCCACCGCGGCGGCGAGCGCGGCAACGACTTCGGGGCGATCGGCCAGGTCCGACAATGGCCGGATATGCGTGCGAATGCCGAACAAGACCGCGCCGCTGGCCGGCAGCCGGCGCAGCGTCTGCCGTTCGACGCGCAGCCACACTTTCGTGGGCACCTCGGAGACGGGCAATTCCCCCTCGGGCCACATCGGCGGTGCGTCGGGGCGGAACAGATTCGGGCCATCGTGAAGACTCCAGTTCACGCGCCAAACCGGACGATCGACCGTCAGGCGGTCGAGAAACTGGTCGGTTTGCAGACCGATATGCGCATCGTAGAGGGGGACGGGGCCGTGGATTGCCGACACCGACATTCCGATCTTCTCTGACACGCACCACCGCGAGGGAAAACAAACGCACCCGGCCGATAGTTTCAAACCCTGCGGCGTCTCATCGAGCACACACCAATCCTCCTGGACCAGTCTGGCCGCAAGTTCCAATGGATGCATGCCGGACATGAGGGTTGCATCAGGCAGCGGCCATCGCTCGCCGGTAATCCGATTGACGATCTGCCCGTTTTCGGTCGCGTACCATTTCGGAAGATAGCGAATCAGATGCTGACAGAGCAGTTCAACCGCTTCGTGCGACGATGCCCAAGCTCTTTCGGTCGCCACGAAAACCGCCGACCGATGATCGGCCAGCAGCGACCTTTTCAATGCCAGCTCGGACGGGGCCGCGCGATCGAGCTCGATCCATTCCGAGTCACGCAGCCCTTTCATGCCCAGCGTCTGGCGAAAGGTGCCGGATCGGAAGGGAAGATACTCAGGCGGATCGGGGAGATTGTCAGGCTGCGGCAGGGCCATGATGCGAACGCAAGTCGATACCGACCCCGGCTGCGGCGGGGCCCGGGGCTCCCCGGCGTACTCGACTCCTTCGTCCTCAATCCAGCACGATCTGCGCCTTCACGCTCGTCGCCGGCATTTTGACGGCGAAGTCGAACGCCTTGACCGAATCGCTGAAATCGAATGTGTCGGTGATCAATGGTTTGACGTCGATCTTGCCTGCGCCCATCAACGCCAGGGCCCTGGGGTAAACGTGGGCATAGCGGAAGACGTGCTCGACGCGGGCTTCCTTGATCTGGGCGGCGACCACGTCGTACGCGACGGGCTCGATTGGCATACCCACCATCACCACGCATCCGCCGGGCCGGAGCGTATCGAACACGCCGGCTGCGGCCTTGGGGTTGCCGCTGCACTCGAAAACAATGTCGGCACCCCAGCCTTCGGTCAGGCGGTCGACCACCGATTTTGCCGATTCTTTGGCAACATTGACCGCGGTCACCGGGCCGAGCGTCGCGGCGAGGTCGAGCTTGGGCTGCTGCACATCGGTGATAACCACCCGGCTCACACCGCCGGCCAGAGCGGCTAGCGCCGTCACCATACCGATCGGCCCCGCGCCCATGACGACCGCGACATCGCCGGGCTTGATGATCGCTTTGCTCGCAGCGTGCATACCGACGGCGAGGGGCTCGACCATCGCGGCCTCGGCAAAGCTCACGTTGTCCGGCACCTTGAACGTGAACGCCGCCGGATGAACCACGCTCGGCCGAAGGCAGCCATGGACCGGCGGGGTGGCCCAGAATCGCACGGCGGGGTCGAGGTTGTAGATGCCCAATCGGGTGGCGCGGGAGTTGGGGTCGGGGATACCGGGTTCCATGCAGACGCGGTCGCCGGGCTTGAGGTTCGTCACCGCCGACCCGATTTCGGTGACCGTGCCGGAAGCCTCGTGGCCGAGAATCATCGGCGCATTGACGACAAACGGCCCGATCCGGCCGTGCGTGTAGTAGTGGACGTCGGACCCGCAGATACCCACGGTATGGATACGGATCCGGACGTCATGCGGCCCCATGGGCTCGTCAACGGGCAGCTCGCGGATCTGGATGTGGTGGGTTTTTTCAAGAACTAGTGCGTTCATGGCGTCCTCTTTGGAGTAGGCAGTACGCAGTAAGCAGTACGCAGGAAGCGGAGAAAGGCAAGGGTTTGCCGCGAGTACACTGTGCCCGAGGCCTCGGCTACGAGCATACGCCAATCGCTACCTGCTGCGTACTACCTGCTGGCTGTCGCCGATCGCCTACCGCCTTCTCCCGATTCCTAATGATTTCGTGGCCGGGTCGTCATATACTCCGGGAGCTGTCGAGCGGCGCCGCGGAGGGGCGTTTCCCGCGGTTTGCGGGTGCCTCTGAGTTCTCCCGCTCCCGTCATTATTGGTGTCGAAAGTGTTCGGCGTGTGGCCCGGGCCCCCATCGGGGGTCAGGGACAGTGGTCGCGCCGCCTTGTCGTTCGATCCGTCCCGGTTCGTTTTGCGAAGGTAGAGCCCGATGAGTGCAAGCCAGAAACCAGTCGTCCTGACCATGGGTGGTGGGTCGCTCAAGCTGGCGGTCGCCGCCGCTTTGACGGTGGCGTCGCTGACGACCGGCGTGCTGGGCCAGGCCCGCACGCCCGCCGCGCCGCCGGCGGTGGGTGCCCCGGCCACGCCCGCCGGTGCCCAGGGACTCGATGCCCTCAGCGAAGAAACGGTCATGAACGAACTGGCCGGGCGGGGCATCAACTCGCTGCTCACCCGGCTGTTCGATGAAAAGAAAGTTCCGCAGGCCGACCGCGATGCCTTCAAGGCGCTCCAGGCGCTGCGCGAACTCGGCGCCGCCCCGGCGATGGGCAACGCCCGCCGAATCTACCTGCTGCGCCAAAGCGTAGACGGGCTCGACAAGCTGGTGCCGAAACTCAACGACCTCAACGTCCTGAACAACTACGCGGCGACGCTGATCGCCAAGGGCATTGAGCCCGACGTCGATACGCTCGACTACTGGGGCGACAACTCGTCCACCCAGGCCCGCATCCGCCCGGCCGCCCGTGTCGCCGTGCAGATGCTGAAGAAGGTCAGCGAGACGGCGTTTGCCCAGGCCAAGGCACTGGAAAACCAGATCAAGAGCCCGAACGATCCGAAGATCGACCTCTGGGAAAAGCTCGAAGCCCAGGCCAACCAGGCGAAGTACGTCGGCGCGCTCTCGGCTTACTACGAAGTGGTGTCGATCGACGCCTCGGGCAACAACAAGGCCGCGTGGGACGAGCGCAAGAAGATCGCCGACGAAGCGATCAAGTTCCTGACGGACTTCGACACGCCCGACAGTGGCGTCGGGCCGATGGTGAAGATGCGCATCGCCAAGCTGCAGATGGGCAAGGGGGATTACGACGCGGCGCTGAAGAACTTTCAGTTGATCATCGACAAGAAGATGATCGCCGACAAAAAGACCGTCGACATGGCGCCGGCACCGAGCGAGTTCCAGCAGAATGACGCAAGGTATTTCTCGGCAGTCGCACGGGTGCTGGCCAAGAAGCCGGCCGACGCCGAGAAAGCCGCGAACGATCTGGAGGCATGGCAGAAGTCCACGCTAATTCCCAGCATCGATGGCGGCGCTCGCGAAGGTGCCCAGAAAATGGTGGGCGCGCAGATGACGATGCTGCGGTACCGCATCGCGTCGGCCAAGGCCGAGGCCGCCCCCGCCGGGCCGGCGCGCGACAAGCTCAATCAGGCCGCCGACACGATCCTGACCAAGCTCGGCGACGACTTCCCGCAGTTCCAGACACTGATCACCGAACTGCTCGTCACCCGCCTGCCCGAAAACGCCGACCTGAAGGCACAGGGCGCTCCGGTGCTGCAGGCGCTGATCACCCGCGGCGACGGCGAGCGCAACAAGCCCGAGGGCACGCCTTACGACAAGAAGGTGCTGCTTCGCGGCTTGGAAGCCGCCCGCGTGATGGCCGACAAGAAGCCCGGCCCCGGCGGCGCAAACCCCGAGGCGATCGAAACCGCCAAGCTGCTGATCCCGCTGTTCCAGCAGAAGGAAGGCCAGGCGGTTGAGGCGGCCAACGGCTTCCTCGACTACGGCACCGACAAGCTCTACGCGGGCAAGCCCAATGCCGCGGCGGCGGTCGATCAGGCGGCGTATATCGCCTTCACCCAGTACCAGAAGGCACCGCAGGACCCGGCTGTCCGCAAGCTGTACGAGCGGGCCCTGGATGTCGCCGCCAACCCGCCCTTCAACCGCAAGGAAGCCTTCTACCCCTACGCCAACTGGCTGCGCGTCATGGGCAGCCCGGACAAGGCGATCTCGTTCTATCGCAAGATTCCCAAGGGGGACAAGCTGGAGTTCAACGCGCGGTACTACGAGATGGTCTGCACCAAGATGCTGCTTGACCAGACCAAGGACGCCGCCCTGCGCAGCCAGCGGATGCGGGACCTATCGACGATGATCAACCAGATCATCCCGCTGGCGCAGGCCGCGATCACCAGTGCCGCCAGTCCGGAACTCGCCGCGACCTTCAAATTCCGCATGATGTACGCCACGTCCGAAGGTGCCGAGCTGGCGCTGCAGCAGAAGCAGCCGAAGCAGGCGATCGCGCTGCTGCAGGGTTTCGAAGAGAAGATCAAAGGCGTCGCCAACGAAGAGGCGCTGAAGAACAAGGCGATGTTCATTCGGGCCAACGCCCTGATCAACGACGGCCAGATCGACCAGGCCATCGCGCAGGTGCAGCAGCTGGCCGGCCGGCCGGAGACGGCCGAGTTCGCGATCGGCATGGTGGGCGAAATCCTCACGCGCCTGACCGCCAGTTTCGACACCGCCAAAGGCGCCGGCGACAAAGACCAGATGGCCAAGGACGCCGCCAACAAGGCCAAGCTCACCGGCTTCCTGGTCCCCTGGGCGGCGAATCACAAAGATCCCAAGATCAAAGCCAAGGTCCCCGAGTTCACGCTGTACGACGCCAACACCAAGCGCGAGGCCGGCCAGCTCCTGCCCGACGGGCCGGAAAAGAACAAGGTGAACGACGAAGCCCTCGCCGTCTACAAAAAGCTCAAGGAGCTGCCGGCGATGAAGGACAACTCGTCGGTCGACTTCGGCATCGCGACCTGCGAATACGAAAAGAAGAACTACGAAGGCGCATCGAGCGCATTCGGCACGCTCATCCGCGACGGCAAGCTCGGCGGGGCCAACATCATCGAGGCCAACCTGGCCGGCGGCGACTCGGTCGTGAAGGACAACCCCGTCTTCTGGGAAGCAAATCTGAAATGGATTCGCTCCAACCTGGAAATCGCGAAGAAGCCGGAGTTCCCCAACGCGACAAAGATCAAGGAAGGCGCCGAGCGGGTCGTGAAGGACATGTTCATCAACTACAAGGACCGCACCGGAGGCGACAAGTGGCGCGACGACTGGGTGTCGCTGCGAAAAGAAGTGCTGCCCGGCTGGGAACCCGGCGTAGTGGTCGCACCGGCGACGCTGCCCGCTAGCCAACCCGCGGATGGCACGGCCACGCCCGCCCCCGCCGCCCCGACGGCAACACCGGCCGCCGCTCAATAGGCTGCCGGCCGCACAACATTGCCCCTTCCCGAGCCCCGTCTTACTTGCCCGTAGGCGGGGCTCACTTGTTTGTTGTTTCTCGGATCTTTGAACTACTCAAGCGTCCAGTCCTCGATGCGGAGGTCGGGCAGTGCGTCGAAATCTCGGTCCGCAGTAACCAGAATCAGGCGCTCCTCGCGAGCCAACGCGGCAAGCATCATATCGACGGGAGAAAGCACGCGTCCGACTTGGCGACAGCTCTGATAGATACGCCCGTATTCGACGGCTGCGTCAGAATCCAGAGGCCACAGTCGCAGCAATCGCATCAGATGTCGAAGTTCTTCGAGGTAGTGCTCTCGCTTGGCTTCAGACAATCCGGCAAAGCCGGCGTGAGCCTCGCAGAGAACGGGAACGCAAACGCCAACAGCATCTCCCGCCGAGCTCACTTGGCGAATGCGTTTGACAACTGGTGATCCCCGATTAGCGGCGGCGTGTGTAAGCTGATTCGTGTCGAGCAGATATTTTCGCCTCACTCGAGCCCCCACTCGCGTCGCGTTGAACGCTTACTGTCGACCTCGACTTCCTCCATTAGAGCCTTGAGTTGCAGGTGATCCTGAACTGGTAGCTTGCTTACCAGGCGATCCATTTCGGCCTCCCACTCATCCAACTCCTGCGCAGTTAGAATCCGTTCCCCCGCCTCGATGGTCAGTTCCTGCCCCTCCACCCAATCAAATGGAATGGGTTCAACCGGCTGGATCTGTCCGTCCTTCACGATCGCTCGTATCGACATAGACACCTCCGATTTCGCACTCTACGCAATCAGATCTTTGATCACCGTGCCATGCACGTCGGTCAGCCGGAAGTCGCGGCCGGCGTAGCGGTACGTGAACTTTTCATGGTCGAAGCCGAGCAGGTGCATCAGGGTGGCGTGCAGGTCGTGGACGTGGACGGGGTTGACCTCGGCGCGGAAGCCGAAGTCGTCCGTCGCGCCGTAGACGCCGGGCTTGCTGCCGCCGCCGGCGAGCCACATGGTGAAGCCGTAGTGGTTGTGGTCGCGGCCGTTCATCTTGCCGGCGTTGCTACCGGGCGTGGGCAGTTCGACGACCGGCGTGCGGCCGAACTCGCCGCCCCAGATGACCAGCGTCTCGTCGAGCATGCCGCGCTGCTTGAGGTCCGTCAGCAACGCCGCGATCGCCTGGTCGCACTGGCCGGCGAGGCGCTTGTGGCCAGTCTCGATGTCATCGTGGTTGTCCCACGGCTGGCCCTCGCCGTGCCAGACCTGAACAAACCGCACGCCGCGCTCGACCAGCCGCCGGGCGATCAGGATCTGCCTTGCCTGCGTGCCGGGGCCGTACATGTCCAGGATGTGCTGGGGTTCCTTGCTGACGTCGAACGCGTCGCTGGCGTCGGCCTGCATGCGGAATGCGAGCTCGAAGCTCTGGATGCGGGCTTCCAGCTTCTGGTCGGCCTGCCGCTTCTCCTGGTGCTTGCGGTTGAGCTGCATCAGCAGGTCGAGCTGCCGGCGCTGCTCGCCGGTGCTGGCGGACGGGCTCTTGATGTACTCGATCAGCTTGCGGATGTCGGTGTGCTGCGTGTCGATGTAGGTGCCTTGCAGCACACCGGGCAGGAAGCCGCTCTGCCAGTTCTGCGATTCCTGGATCGGGTATCCGCCGGGGCACATGACGACGAAGCCGGGGAGGTTCTGGTTTTCGGTGCCCAGGCCATACGTCACCCAGGTGCCGAAGCTGGGGCGCGGCAGACGGGCCTCGCCACAGTTCATGAGCAGCAGCGACGGCTCATGGTTCGGGACATCGGCCTTCATGCTGCGGATGACGCACAGGTCGTCGGCGGCCGCGGCGGCGGTCTTGGCGAACAGGTCGCTCACTTCCAGCCCGCTCTTGCCGTACTTCTTGAACTCGAACGGCGACTTGAACGCCGAACCGGTTTTGCGTTCGGTCTTGAACGACGCCGGCAGCGCCTGGCCGTGATGCTTGGTCAGCATCGGCTTTGGGTCGAAGGTATCGACCTGCGACGGTCCGCCGTTCATGAACAGGTGGATGACGTGCTTGGCCTTGCCGGGGAACTGCGGGTCCTTCGCCGCCAGCGGGTTCATCGGCTGACCGACGGACGTAATCGGCTTGCCAGCAGCCTGTGCCTTGGCGACATCGCCGGCGGTCGCGCCGTGCAGCATGCCGCCCTGGCCCATCAGGTTGCCCAGGGCGAGCGCGCCCATGCCCATGCCGCAACGGTTGAGCATGTCGCGGCGGGTGAGGAAGATGTCGTTGGGGTTGGGGCGGTGATGATTCATAGTGACAGCTTTTTTAGTTACGACTATCTGTTGACCTTCGTGCGTCCGGGTCGGCCATCCTAGTGGGGCAGGCATTCTTGCCTGTCTCGGGCGGACGTACTCGTCCGTCCGAAGCCACTCTGATCTCGGTAGGTACTTTCGGTCACGGAGTACCGTGCCCGAGGCAGACAAGAATGTCTGCCCCACCGACGCCTTCAATCCACGAACACAAACTCATTACTCGACATCAGCATCTGCACGTACTTCTCCAGCGCCGACAGCTTTTCCGCCGGCGGCTGGACGTCCTTTGATCCGG is part of the Humisphaera borealis genome and encodes:
- a CDS encoding DUF2304 domain-containing protein, translating into MNPFRSAFLVLFGGLLIVLAVRRMRAYRLRERYALVFAVLALPFLGLAVWPDGLAWIAERLNIQYNTLALLGVSCFLMLAVFELLSIVSVQDQKITALSQLVGILMEKQKLVEKEHRPGADKSEPPA
- a CDS encoding glucose 1-dehydrogenase, with the translated sequence MRLEGKKVLVTGAGKGIGREICKLLSACGAEVFAVSRTAADLQSLAAEIPCKTIVADLAEAQQAVSAAEQALKLAGRIDCLVNNAGISIPQSFLDTTADAFDRTMAVNVRAVMLITQVIAKDWIARKSPGAVVNLSSQASMAALADHAAYCASKGGLDMLTKVMALELGPHQIRVNAVNPTVTLTPMGEMAWGDPKKSGPMLAKIPLGRFAKPIHVANAVAYLLSDAADMIHGVTLPVDGGFLAQ
- a CDS encoding heme-dependent oxidative N-demethylase family protein; translation: MALPQPDNLPDPPEYLPFRSGTFRQTLGMKGLRDSEWIELDRAAPSELALKRSLLADHRSAVFVATERAWASSHEAVELLCQHLIRYLPKWYATENGQIVNRITGERWPLPDATLMSGMHPLELAARLVQEDWCVLDETPQGLKLSAGCVCFPSRWCVSEKIGMSVSAIHGPVPLYDAHIGLQTDQFLDRLTVDRPVWRVNWSLHDGPNLFRPDAPPMWPEGELPVSEVPTKVWLRVERQTLRRLPASGAVLFGIRTHIRPLSDLADRPEVVAALAAAVAEWPPEVVAYKGCMRSLPSILRWLELSANRAVG
- a CDS encoding NAD(P)-dependent alcohol dehydrogenase — its product is MNALVLEKTHHIQIRELPVDEPMGPHDVRIRIHTVGICGSDVHYYTHGRIGPFVVNAPMILGHEASGTVTEIGSAVTNLKPGDRVCMEPGIPDPNSRATRLGIYNLDPAVRFWATPPVHGCLRPSVVHPAAFTFKVPDNVSFAEAAMVEPLAVGMHAASKAIIKPGDVAVVMGAGPIGMVTALAALAGGVSRVVITDVQQPKLDLAATLGPVTAVNVAKESAKSVVDRLTEGWGADIVFECSGNPKAAAGVFDTLRPGGCVVMVGMPIEPVAYDVVAAQIKEARVEHVFRYAHVYPRALALMGAGKIDVKPLITDTFDFSDSVKAFDFAVKMPATSVKAQIVLD
- a CDS encoding type II toxin-antitoxin system VapC family toxin produces the protein MGARVRRKYLLDTNQLTHAAANRGSPVVKRIRQVSSAGDAVGVCVPVLCEAHAGFAGLSEAKREHYLEELRHLMRLLRLWPLDSDAAVEYGRIYQSCRQVGRVLSPVDMMLAALAREERLILVTADRDFDALPDLRIEDWTLE
- a CDS encoding DUF1501 domain-containing protein translates to MNHHRPNPNDIFLTRRDMLNRCGMGMGALALGNLMGQGGMLHGATAGDVAKAQAAGKPITSVGQPMNPLAAKDPQFPGKAKHVIHLFMNGGPSQVDTFDPKPMLTKHHGQALPASFKTERKTGSAFKSPFEFKKYGKSGLEVSDLFAKTAAAAADDLCVIRSMKADVPNHEPSLLLMNCGEARLPRPSFGTWVTYGLGTENQNLPGFVVMCPGGYPIQESQNWQSGFLPGVLQGTYIDTQHTDIRKLIEYIKSPSASTGEQRRQLDLLMQLNRKHQEKRQADQKLEARIQSFELAFRMQADASDAFDVSKEPQHILDMYGPGTQARQILIARRLVERGVRFVQVWHGEGQPWDNHDDIETGHKRLAGQCDQAIAALLTDLKQRGMLDETLVIWGGEFGRTPVVELPTPGSNAGKMNGRDHNHYGFTMWLAGGGSKPGVYGATDDFGFRAEVNPVHVHDLHATLMHLLGFDHEKFTYRYAGRDFRLTDVHGTVIKDLIA